The following nucleotide sequence is from Takifugu flavidus isolate HTHZ2018 chromosome 4, ASM371156v2, whole genome shotgun sequence.
atgaacagggaaatgctacgttatctgcttattctgttacaaataatctgatgagataggtgtggagttaattcagttggggatagacagatggaatattagtgttgttagtatgatacttgagttctttagaaattgttttcaattcaggaatctgccgccttgagttggtttttgttgaagacagaaatgttgacaatagtgtggaccaaagtgggaaattcaattttatttaagcacaaacacacacgcacggacgcacgcacacacacacacacacacacacacatacacacacacacactcataaaatattaaatctcaaacgatgtacaatagtgcaacattaaatgtcaatgttagaagtacttaagaagtgaattacatctggctggataattatcaggaacactggcggcctctgctgcccCAGTGGAatagtgcaaaaagcttacagcacctggtattcccaggcggtctcccatccaagtactaaccaggcccgaccctgcttagcttccgagatcggacgagatcgggcgttctcagggtggtatggccgtaagcgagagcagttacaagaaaatggccttttgaagttaatacactcaaacttattttcttgaaacacttattctggtggaggttgtccattttgctttgtcaccgtccaaacctcaatgttggagcagcctccaatccattccccccaaaaagaaaaggctatatagcctatgagcgccatatcatcaaatctgcgtagatcggctcttggatgagaggtgaaacgccttcaaaaaaatcaaacaagattcaactccgataaatgaaatcaacttaaaagcaatgtgccatggccgggaatcgatcccaggccggtgcgggccagttgacaattgctgtaacagacaacctgattgaaacctcctgaagaccccagagggagagttcgaatccagctttgggcattatcaaacagaagatatttgtttgaaaaattcaccatcataaaaatgtttaaagagcatagcagtgtctgtgaggtttatgagctacaaatgctgctctttttaggagcacagctatcgattaaactgtagtttgtgtcatagcatagttttattgacaaattctaaattgcaattagcagatatgaacagggaaatgctacgttatctgcttattctgttacaaataatctgatgagataggtgtggagttaattcagttggggatagacagatggaatattagtgttgttagtatgatacttgattctttagatattgttttcaattcaggaatctgccgccttgagttggctttttttgaagacagaaatgttgacaatagtgtggaccaaagtgggaaattcaattttatttaaacacaatcacatacacacgcacgcacgcacgcacgcacgcacgcacgcacgcacactcagacacacacacaaacacacacacactcataaaatattaaatctcaaacgatgtacaatagtgcaacatttaatctcaatgttagaagtacttaagaagtgaataacatctggctggataattatcaggaacactggcggcctctgctgacccagtggaagagtgcaaaaagcttacagcacctggtattcccaggcggtctcccatccaagtactaaccaggcccgcccctgcttagcttccgagatcggacgagatcgggcgttctcagggtggtatggccgtaagcgagagcagtgcaagaaaatggccttttgaagttaatacaatcaaacttattttcttgaaacacttattctggtggaggttgtccattttgctttgtcacagtccaaacctcaatgttggagcagcctccaatccatttccccccaaaaagaaaaggctatatagcctttaactgccataaatatcatttatgttgtcattttatgtctgtagaatattttatttaacattgtttatttttatgaatatttaattcctttatttaacacatcatagaggcggaagtggtttctgttctttgtttagtgACGGACCTTTAATGTGGTACTCCACGAGCTTTTATTTGAGGTAatactgcaagaagaggaagttgcagaagacattctttttaagacgtttttctttgctcatggtggactcattccctcaggggtgcagccagcgagttcgacggtggtgatgtcgtgccaataaatcatctgtgtcAAAAGAACTGTGGTCGTGCTTCTCTGACGGGAGTGATAGTCGAACTCGAGTCTGCTTCGAGGGACCTGCTCGGGCCCAGCAAGGAGGCGCAGACGGCTCGTCACGAAGGAAAAGCAGATAAGCCGATGTTTAACAAGAAGACACATGTTCAACGGTTCTCCATGAACGTCCACAAGTCAGACACACAAGTTAAAATGCTCTGAAAAGGGACACAAGTCTGGAAAACCACAAGGGACTGTGAAGTTTAGTGACAGTGGTCATAAGTTTAATGAGCAATTAATGTCGTTTACGTTTGATGTCTTATTTGAGCACCTCATTCGTTAAAGGGGTAATCTGTACATTTTGAAAGGTTTGAAATAATTCATGAGCATGTAAGTTTAGTCCTTTAATGCTTGCTTTAAGGGTTAATTAGAAGCAAAATTATCTTTAAGTTTATTGACCTGAGTGCCTCAAGAACATGTTTAGGGCTAAACTGCTTATGTCAGACAAGCTAATGACATATAGTTAATTTCTAAGTAATTCATTTGTCAAAAGTAAAAACTGTCACTCTGAAGTAGCCTTCAAAtggcagaaccagagcagataGATGAGCCTGATGATGCACAAGTAGTCCAGTTTGAAGAGCCTCGTAGAAGTGAAAGAGACCGCACattaacagaaaaaggaaaagaatttcACAAGGAAAAGACTAAAGGGCTACTTCTACGCTTTGACAGCATTTATGACCGCTGGAAAGCTCTCAGCAAGGTTGCTAAAAGGTCTGTAATAAAAGAGGACCCTAGCAACATTCTAGAAGAACATATCAGCACTGTTCAAAGGGAGTTGTCAGAGCTGAATATTGTTTATGATGAATATCGGAGGATTGACGGCCCAGAACATGAAATGCGCCGCAAGATGGATAAGTGTGTATCTGTCACAGGGATTGTGGTTCAGAATGCCCAATTTCAAATGCAAGGAACAGCAGAGAAGATTGTTTGGCCTGATGCTGGTTCTGTATTTGCGTCGTCTGTATCAAGCGGCTCACATTCAGCCTCTAAGTATTCTAAAGCTAATTCTGTTGTCTCTAATGTATCCTCAGCCAAAAgacaagaagctgcagcagaatatGCAGCCACACAAGCTGTACTGAAGATTATGGCTGAACAAGAGGGTCACCAAGAGAAACTGCAAAGACTTGAGGTCGAGGACAAGCTGATAGCTGCAGACCAAGAAGCAGCTGCAGTATCTCGCCGTCTACaagcagaaaaggaagaaactgAACGCaaaatagaaagagagagaaaagaagctgcacttttaaagcaacaagaagaagaaagtgcagCAAGAAAAAGGTCAGTCAAAGACTTAAAAAGAGAACTTGAGCGTTTGGAGGAGCTGAAAAGACTGAACTCAGCCAGAGCAAAGCTTCAAGTTTATGATGAAGGTGAGATGCTACACAACACAGAACTATCTACAGATATGCAAGCAACCAATCAGATGAATCCTGtgtatcaacacacacaaagtgattCAGCTCCAAGACATGTTGTTCAAGATAATTCAGGAGAGCTTGTCAAAGTTTTGGCTGAGGCCATATCAGCAAATAGGCTACCTATCCCAGAGCCTATCATCTTTAGCGGTGATCCACTCAAGTTTAACCACTGGAAGTCATCCTTCCATACACTGATTGAGAGGAAAAATATTCCCGCAGCAGAAAAAATCTTCTTCCTTCAGAAATATGTAGGAGGAGCTGCTAAAGAGGCTTTAGAAGGATATTTTTTGACTGATTCAGAAGACTCGTATCACGCAGCATGGGACTTGCTTAATGAACGATATGGTGAGCCCTTTGTAATTGCTAAAGCCCTCCGAGACAAACTACATGCTTGGTCAAAAATAGGCCCAAAGGAGAGTGCTGAACTGAGAAAGTTTGTGGATTTTTTACGTAGCTGTAAATCTGCCATGACCCATAATGAGAGTTTAAATGTTCTTAATGATGGAATTGAGAATCAGAAACTTACTGCCAAGCTACCTGACTGGCTAAGTACCAGATGGAATCGGAAAGCTACTCAGTatcagctggaacacagaaggTTCCCAAGCTTTGATTATTTTGTGACTTTCCTAAGCATGGAAGCTAGCATCGCATGTAACCCTATAACCTCTTACCATGCTTTACAGCAGAGTGAATCTGAGAGACTAAAAGTTAAGAACCAAACCACAGTTGTTTTCAAGAATAGAACTGTTGGTGCAAAGATCCTCACAACTAACACTAGTGAGAAGAGCATAgtcacatgtgtgttttgtcagaaAACAGGACACAGCTTATATAAGTGCAGAAGATTCATTGAAAGGCCTGTTGCTGACAGAGTAAAGTTTATTCAAGTCGAGAAATTGTGTTTTGGATGCTTAAGTCATGGCCATCAATCCAAGAGCTGCAGTAAGCGAATGGTGTGTGACATCTGCTCAAAACGTCACCCTACATGTCTTCATGAAGATCGCTTAAAACAAgaatcaaagaaagaaaattctgaAGCACAAAGTGTAACCAAAGAAATCACATCTAACAGAGTTGTACAAGACAGTAATAATACTCAGACTTCAACAATTATACCTGTTTATGTATCAACCTCAAGTGATTCAAGCAAGGAAGTTCTCGTCTATGCACTGCTTGATTCACAAAGTGACTCGTCATTCATTCTTGAGGATGTGCAGTCGTTCTAGATGTGAATTCAGAGCAAGTTAAACTGAAACTCTCTACTATGACATCAAAGAAAACAGTAGTCACCTGTAAAAGACTGAAAGACCTACAAATAAGAGGGCTATTCTCCTCTAAGAAAATCACAGTGCCAACAACTTACACTCGTGAATTCATTCCTGCTAATCGCTCACACATTCCAACGCCAGAGACTGCCAAGGCATGGCCTCACCTGATGCATCTTGCAGAGCACATTGCTCCACTAATGGAATGCGAGATTGGCCTACTGATCGGTTACAACTGCCCACAAGCTCTGATGCCCAGAGAAGTTGTAATTGGGGAAGAGAACCAACCATTTGCTCAGAGAACTGATTTAGGTTGGAGCATAGTGAGTTATggtgaacaaaaagaaaatgagattgATGCAATTGGTGTAAGTCACCGCATCATTGTAAGGCAGGTAATACCAGCACACAAACCAACAGTCAAGCTCAAGAGTGAAGTTCACTATGTTTGTAACACTCGCATCAAAGAAGTGGTTACTCCAGATGATGTAATCAAAGTGCTGGAATCAGACTTCAGTGAGCGAGTGGGAGAAGAAGCAGTCTTCTCTCAGGAAGATCTCCAGTTCTTGAACAAGCTGAAAGATGAATCAAACATAAACCGGATGGTCATTATGAAATGCCCTTACCCTTTAAACAAGACAAGCCAGACTTACCCAATAACATGCCATGTGCTGTTCATCGTTTGAAGTGTCTAGAACGAAAGCTCAAGAGAGACAAACAATACTGCATGGATTACATTAACTTCATGCAAGACATCATCACATGTGGTGATGCAGAAAAGGTCCCAGAAGAAGAACTCAACAATCATCCAGCCTGGTATATTCCCCACCATGGGGTATACCACCCTCAAAAGCCTGGGAAAATTCGTGTAGTTTTCGATTGCTCAGCGAGGTTCCAGGACACATCATTGAATGATCACCTTACTGGACCAGATCTAACAAACAGCCTGGTGGGTGTCCTTTGCAGATTCCGTAAGGGCCCTGTTGCTGTTATTTGCGATGTGGAACGAATGTTTCATCAGTTCCATGTGAGACCTGAGGACCAAGACTACTTGAGGTTCTTATGGTGGGAGAATGGTGATCTTGAGTCTCCACCATCAGTTTTTCGGATGAGAGTTCATCTCTTTGGGGCAGCCTCTTCACCTGGGTGTGCCAATTTTGGTCTGAAACACATAGCTCTTGAAGGTCAAGACCAGGTTAGTAAGACACTGTGAAATTTGTTCAGCAGAATTTTTATGTGGATGATGGGCTTGTTAGTGTGATGTCTGACTCAGAGGCTATCCAGCTTGTCGAAGAAGCTAGGAAGCTTTGCAGTGTAGGCAAGTTGAGGCTACACAAGTTCATCTCCAACAGTGACAAAGTGTTAAAGTCGATACCCAAGGAAGAGTGTGCAGAAAGCGTGAAAAACCTGGATATGGCTTTGGGAGAGCCACTGATGGAACGTGCACTCGGCGTGCAGTGGTGCGTCTTCTCTGATGATTTTCAGTTCAGAGTTACTGTCAAGGAACGCCCACTGACCAGAAGAGGAGTGTTATCCACTGTAGCTTCCATCTATGACCCATTAGGGTTTGTTGCACCATTCATCCTCCGTGGAAAACTGCTTTTACAACAAATGTGTCGAGACAAAGTTGACTGGGATGAGCCACTCCCTGAAGAGCTCAGATCACAGTGGGAGTTATGGCTACAAGATCTTCAGAATTTATCTAGTGTAAAAATTAGGAGATGTTACATTCCAGAAAGGTTCACAGATGTTGAGAAGTACGAACTCCATCACTTTTCCGACGCCAGCGTCACAGGTTATGGTGAGTGTAGTTATCTCAGAGCAGTTAGTGCTGAGGGAGAGGTTCATTGCTCGCTAGTGATGGCGAAAGCGCGTGTTGCTCCCACCAAAGTAACTACTATACCGCGCCTTGAGTTGTCTGCAGCGGTGGTAGCAGCAAAGATGAGTGTCATGCTCAGAAATGAGCTTGATATAGATGGTCTTCAAGAATATTTTTGGACAGACTCCAAGGTCGTTCTTGGATATATAAACAATGATGCCAAAAGGTTTCAAGTGTTTGTCGCAAACAGAATCCAAAGAATTAAGTCCATCACTGATGCTGAGCAATGGCAGTATGTGAAATCTGAAGATAACCCGGCAGATCACGCTTCAAGGGGCCTGATGGCACATCAGCTTGTCAGTTCAAATTGGCTCACTGGCCCAGAATTTCTATGGAAACAGGACCTACCTGCAGGAAATATCAAGGTGGGAGAAATCCAAGATGATGATCCAGAGCTACGGAAAGTTCAGGTtctaaacacaaaagcaaaggaaGAGAAGTCTTTGCTTGATTGTTTATCAAAGTTTTCTGACTGGAGAAGAGCTGTGAAAGCCATTGCCTGTCTTAAAAGATATGTACAGCAAAGAAAGGGTCTCAAACCTAAGACTAATGAAACCACAAACATTGAAGAAAGACAGGAAGCGGAGCTTTTCATTATTAAACTGGTCCAAGAGGAAGCATTCAACTCTGAGATCAAAGGTATAAAGCAATGCAAGGAAGTAAGACCTAAGGATAAAACAAACAACTTACACAAGCTAAGTCCATTCTTGGATGAGCATGGTGTGCTCAGGGTAGGAGGACGTTTGACAAGGTCTAGTCTTCACCCACATGTCAAGCATCCTGTCATTTTGCCTAAGACAAGCCATGTATCTTCTTTACTTATCAAGCATTACCACCAAAAGGTGCATCATCAAGGAAGAGGCATAACTGTAAATGAACTAAGATCGAGTGGAATATGGATCATAGGCTGCAGTAGTGCAGTTGCCTCACACATCCACAAATGTATGATGTGCAGAAAGtacagaagaaacacacaagatCCAAAATGGCAGATTTGCCAGAAGACAGGATGGAAAGTACTCCTCCATTTACATATTGTGGCCTAGATTGCTTTGGACCATTCTACATGAAGGAAGCAAGAAAAGAACTCAAGAAATATGGTCTCCTTTTTACATGTATGTGTTCAAGAGCCGTACATATAGAAATGTTGGATGATCTTACCACAGATGCTTTCATCACACGCTGCGCACATTCATTGCAATCCGTGGGAATGTGAGACAGCTGAGATGTGATCAAGGCACAAACTTTGTAGGTGCGAAAAGAGAGTTCATGAATGCAATGAAAGATCTGAACCATGAACAAATGAAGGGATATGGATGTGAGTTCCTAATGAACACCCCATCATCAAGCCATATGGGAGGTGTATGGGAAAGACAAATAAGGACAATCAGAAGTGTTCTCACTGCAATCCTGGATGAATCTGCTAAAAGACTTGACACTGCTTCACTTCGCACATTTCTGTATGAGGTGATGGCTGTTATAAACAGCAGACCTCTAACAATTGAACACTTAAATGATCCCACAAGTGTCGAACCTTTGACTCCCAACCACATTCTCATGATGAAGTCTAGCATAGTGTATCCCCCTCCTGGTCaatttgtgaagcaggatctgTATTTGCGTAAGAGGTGGCGACAGGTGCAGTTTCTGTCAAATGAGTTTTGGGTTAGGTGGAGGAAAGAATATCTCCTTAATCTTCAGCAGAGACAAATCTGGCAAACAGATAAGAGAGATACAAAGGTTGATGACATAGTTATCATTTGTGAGGACAGTTCTCCAAGAAATCAGTGGAAACTGGCAAGAGTGACAGAAGTGTATCCCAGTGCAGATGGAAAGGTTAGAAAAGTGAAACTGTTCGTCAGTGACTCAACCTTAGACAAACAAGGGAAGCGTACTACTAAGTCAGTGTATCTTGATCGGCCTGTGCAAAAGATTGTTGTATTGGTTGAAGCAGAATAAGTGTCATAGTTCACTTGTTACGTTAAATGTTACGTTAAAACGTAAGGTTGTAGCAAAGGTGTAAAGTGTGTATTGAAATCACAATAACTGTGATTTGGTGGGAGTTTAACTgccataaatatcatttatgttgtcattttatgtctgtagaatattttatttaacattgtttatttttatgaatatttaattcctttatttaacacatcatacaggcggaagtggtttctgttctttgtttagtgACGGACCTTTAATGTGGTACTCCACTTCACGAacttttatttgaggtaatactgcaagaagaggaagttgcagaagacattctttttaagacgtttttctttgctcatggtggactcattccctcaggggtgcagccagcgaggtaatctgttgcgtttgtacgtgttgtatatgtgaaacctgtttaattgtgtgttgtgctaaaCAGTTCGACGGTGGTGATGGCGTTTACGGTGATGTCGtgccaataaatcatctgtgtcaaaagaactgtggtccgtgcttctctgacgggagtgataagatgaatatacagtgtgcacgtacgcgcacacgtgtgtataaacacttaatacacgcgtgtgcgtggacgtagactttttagtactttgggttcatagactttttagtattttgcagatacgtgtctgtatataaaccagatcctcctgtaataaagaactaaaggctgactgttgtcacgtgacctgtctccgtctgtgtccgatgatggaacctgcctggaacatctggtccacagaaaaagcaaaacagctcacagaactggcccagtttagacccaaaaatgacaataaataatgaaaatgtgtgacgcagtagaacaatggacgaactttctattggtcattgacagtttcagtcattttcatcagaattcatcaaaaatatttaaaccaacaaactacacacagaaccgcaaagtttagagcttaaagggagcgacaggtgaagatttaaagctcaacgcagctgaagaagttccaaaaaggagaaatatcatgtggtgctttaccgccacccggtggacacgcgtggaactgcagacaatagttaaacgcgctccgacacattctgacctctgctgctcctcctggactccagggctgcagaaatatgctgcttttacaagtctttcaaatctgtcaagcatcataaatcttatttatttaaccaggttgaataatggcggagaatggtgtccgaaaagcgtctttattttaaagtgaacaagaacagttcggtccgcgttcacagaggcggagagacctcgactgagtccaaaacaagtccgctaggaaaactctcaaaaatagtcaagccacagaagtcagggtttggcgatgaggccgaaaaccctccgccgctggcagacgggagttctgtccttaaatctaacgggagattgaagagagaccgcaggtgcgtgtgtctgcggggccactgtggctgatgagcggctcctccacgccccctgcaggtagacaccagcaacaacggtcccagaaactgggaacccaacaaacgagtttttcaaagtattcctttcag
It contains:
- the LOC130524723 gene encoding uncharacterized protein LOC130524723, whose product is MSDSEAIQLVEEARKLCSVGKLRLHKFISNSDKVLKSIPKEECAESVKNLDMALGEPLMERALGVQWCVFSDDFQFRVTVKERPLTRRGVLSTVASIYDPLGFVAPFILRGKLLLQQMCRDKVDWDEPLPEELRSQWELWLQDLQNLSSVKIRRCYIPERFTDVEKYELHHFSDASVTGYGECSYLRAVSAEGEVHCSLVMAKARVAPTKVTTIPRLELSAAVVAAKMSVMLRNELDIDGLQEYFWTDSKVVLGYINNDAKRFQVFVANRIQRIKSITDAEQWQYVKSEDNPADHASRGLMAHQLVSSNWLTGPEFLWKQDLPAGNIKVGEIQDDDPELRKVQVLNTKAKEEKSLLDCLSKFSDWRRAVKAIACLKRYVQQRKGLKPKTNETTNIEERQEAELFIIKLVQEEAFNSEIKGIKQCKEVRPKDKTNNLHKLSPFLDEHGVLRVGGRLTRSSLHPHVKHPVILPKTSHVSSLLIKHYHQKVHHQGRGITVNELRSSGIWIIGCSSAVASHIHKCMMCRKYRRNTQDPKWQICQKTGWKVLLHLHIVA